From a single Glycine soja cultivar W05 chromosome 19, ASM419377v2, whole genome shotgun sequence genomic region:
- the LOC114398571 gene encoding uncharacterized protein LOC114398571, translating to MALDNRFWKNVTMCLKVVAPLMVDSDAKPTMSFIYEEMENAKEKIKYNFNYTRKSYEPVWKIIDERWDHQLHRPLHVAAYYLNPYLHYEPIFRHDDHQVKEGLHIGLFSMEEAKDSRKVMQPGEWWEMFGDGTPELRRFAIRVLSLTCSSSGCERNWSSFEMVHTKRRNRLHQQKMNDLVYVMYNLKLKSKQNRKNIPLPFDEIEFDDEWITEEGYNDEDEQPQGEGDGGNVELVGDEDLDDDGDGDESDDIHGDDPIRGLDMIL from the exons ATGGCTTTGGATAATCGGTTTTGGAAGAACGTAACCATGTGCCTCAAAGTTGTCGCCCCTCTTATGGTGGACTCAGATGCAAAACCCACCATGAGTTTCATATATGAAGAGATGGAAAATGcaaaagagaagataaaataCAACTTTAATTACACCAGGAAAAG CTATGAGCCCGTTTGGAAAATTATTGATGAGAGGTGGGATCATCAACTTCACAGGCCTTTGCATGTAGCTGCATATTATCTTAATCCTTATCTACATTATGAACCTATTTTCAGACATGATGACCATCAGGTGAAAGAAGGATTGCACAT AGGGCTTTTCTCTATGGAAGAGGCAAAGGATAGTAGAAAAGTTATGCAACCTGGAGAATGGTGGGAGATGTTTGGTGATGGAACCCCAGAGTTGAGGAGATTTGCTATTCGTGTTTTAAGCTTGACTTGTAGCTCTTCTGGGTGTGAGCGTAATTGGAGCTCATTTGAAATG gtTCATACAAAGAGAAGAAACCGCTTACATCAACAGAAAATGAATGACTTGGTTTATGTGATGTATAACTTAAagttaaaaagtaaacaaaatagaaaaaacattCCTCTTCCATTTGATGAGATTGAGTTTGATGATGAATGGATAACTGAAGAGGGATATAATGATGAGGATGAACAACCTCAAGGTGAAGGTGATGGTGGCAATGTTGAATTAGTGGGAGAT GAAGACCTTGATGATGATGGAGATGGGGATGAAAGTGATGATATTCATGGAGATGATCCTATTAGAGGATTGGACATGATTCTTTGA
- the LOC114398572 gene encoding MADS-box transcription factor PHERES 2-like, which translates to MGRARITLKHISNERSRKTVSKQRKKGLIEKVSKFSTMFGDEACLIVYDDENGDVGPVTWPQHPTLIHAIIQKYYEIQSKNERPQETFVIQDFFANRKKMVEADISKVQKQIASIKYPTWDQSIRNIKEEKLRGLIAHVDSKIRGYDHRINMLKNKHQSEAKFSFVQNMAQASGFSNHPSQILLNDDNRRVNFTNSMDQFDGACNYGINNMMRNMQQGDACFSFVPNMAQESSNATSSHVSHPSQLNCLQNISQSQPVLEALKPLSDKNEIVDSSNQVDVPLYSTNQLGESID; encoded by the coding sequence ATGGGTCGTGCAAGAATAACCTTGAAACATATCTCAAATGAGAGATCTCGCAAGACGGTGTCCAAGCAGAGAAAGAAAGGGCTAATTGAGAAAGTCTCTAAATTTTCCACCATGTTTGGAGATGAAGCATGTTTGATTGTGTATGATGATGAAAATGGTGATGTTGGACCTGTGACTTGGCCTCAACACCCCACACTGATACACGCCATCATTCAAAAGTATTATGAGattcaatcaaagaatgagagGCCTCAAGAGACTTTTGTTATTCAAGATTTTTTTGCAAATAGGAAAAAGATGGTTGAGGCTGATATTTCTAAAGTGCAAAAACAGATTGCCAGCATCAAGTATCCAACTTGGGATCAAAGTATCAGAAACATCAAAGAGGAGAAATTGAGGGGCCTCATTGCTCATGTGGATTCTAAGATTAGAGGTTATGATCATAGAATTAACATGTTGAAAAACAAGCATCAGAGTGAAGCCAAGTTCAGTTTCGTGCAAAACATGGCTCAAGCAAGTGGTTTCTCCAACCATCCAAGTCAAATCCTCCTTAATGATGACAATAGGAGGGTGAATTTTACAAATTCAATGGATCAGTTTGATGGAGCTTGTAATTATGGAATTAATAATATGATGAGAAACATGCAACAAGGTGATGCTTGTTTTAGTTTTGTGCCAAACATGGCTCAGGAAAGTTCTAATGCTACCTCCTCACATGTCTCACATCCAAGCCAACTCAATTGCTTGCAAAACATTTCTCAAAGCCAACCTGTGCTTGAAGCTTTAAAGCCTCTTAGTGATAAGAATGAGATAGTAGATTCTAGTAATCAAGTTGATGTGCCTCTGTATTCAACTAATCAACTTGGTGAGTCTATAGACTAG
- the LOC114399138 gene encoding two-component response regulator ARR14-like — MWRQELHQQFVEDVMQIGLDKAKPKRIVEAMNIPGLTREQVASHLQKHRHELLLNTSKGVTLQQNEKTLSNNIESKRREGAYGRFDLTAFGDTSHLSYAALHPEERMEDQWPYYSLA; from the exons ATGTGGCGACAAGAATTGCATCAACAATTTGTCGAGGATGTTATGCAAATTGGACTTGATA AGGCAAAGCCAAAAAGGATTGTTGAAGCTATGAATATCCCTGGTTTGACAAGAGAGCAAGTAGCTAGTCATTTGCAG AAACATAGACATGAGTTGTTGTTGAATACATCTAAAGGAGTGACATTGCAACAGAATGAGAAGACATTGTCAAACAACATAGAATCCAAGAGAAGGGAAGGTGCATATGGAAGGTTTGACTTAACAGCTTTTGGTGATACCAGCCATCTTTCTTATGCTGCCCTTCATCCTGAGGAACGAATGGAAGACCAATGGCCTTACTATTCCCTTGCATAA